The proteins below come from a single Panicum hallii strain FIL2 chromosome 7, PHallii_v3.1, whole genome shotgun sequence genomic window:
- the LOC112901677 gene encoding nucleolar protein of 40 kDa-like, whose protein sequence is MRFNDNCKNWRKGNNTCFKCGKPGHFIADCPNKNKLKSGYNYNKDKKKKKKKKKKKKKKKKKKMKKKKKYNREKKEKRKKAKARACIASDSDTDDHDDPSSSEEDNNRKAKKDAKNINGLCFYINEKRGEYCFMALDADEHKDSDSESEAEVMQIREQLLQEVDDLNDCLLNQDKLIKRAARE, encoded by the coding sequence ATGCGCTTCAACGACAACTGTAAGAATTGGCGAAAAGGCAACAACACCTGCTTCAAGTGTGGCAAGCCTGGTCACTTCATTGCTGACTGCCCCAACAAGAACAAACTCAAGAGCGGGTACAACTACAACaaggacaagaagaagaagaagaagaagaagaagaagaagaagaagaagaagaagaagaagatgaagaagaagaagaagtacaACCGTGAGAAGAAGGAGAAGCGCAAGAAGGCCAAAGCACGTGCCTGCATCGCTTCCGACTCCGACACCGATGATCACGATGATCCAAGCTCAAGTGAGGAGGACAACAACCGCAAGGCAAAGAAGGACGCCAAGAACATCAACGGACTTTGCTTCTACATCAACGAGAAGCGCGGCGAGTACTGTTTCATGGCTCTCGATGCCGATGAGCACAAGGACAGTGACTCTGAGTCAGAAGCTGAGGTAATGCAAATTCGTGAACAACTTCTCCAAGAAGTAGATGATCTGAATGATTGCTTGCTCAATCAAGATAAATTGATCAAAAGAGCTGCTCGAGAATAA